The Helicobacter pylori genome includes a window with the following:
- the hcpE gene encoding Sel1-like repeat protein HcpE, with translation MSVKILKILVCGLFFWGLNAHLWGKQDNSFLGIAERAYKSGNYSKAASYFKKACNDGVSEGCTQLGIIYENGQGTRIDYKKALEYYKTACQADDREGCFGLGGLYDEGLGTTQNYQEAIDAYANACVLKHPESCYNLGIIYDRKIKGNAAQAVTYYQKSCNFDMAKGCYVLGVAYEKGFLEVKQSNHKAVIYYLKACRLDDGQACRALGSLFENGDAGLDEDFEVAFDYLQKACALNNSGGCASLGSMYMLGRYVKKDPQKAFNFFKKACDMGSAVSCSRMGFMYSQGDAVPKDLRKALDNYERGCDMGDEVGCFALAGMYYNMKDKENAIMIYDKGCKLGMKQACENLTKLQGY, from the coding sequence ATGAGCGTCAAAATTTTAAAAATATTAGTTTGTGGGTTATTTTTTTGGGGCTTAAACGCCCATTTATGGGGGAAACAAGACAATAGTTTTTTGGGGATTGCTGAAAGAGCCTATAAAAGCGGGAATTATTCTAAAGCGGCATCTTATTTTAAAAAAGCATGCAACGATGGGGTGAGTGAGGGTTGCACGCAATTAGGGATCATTTATGAAAACGGGCAAGGCACTAGAATAGATTATAAAAAAGCCCTAGAATATTATAAAACCGCATGCCAGGCTGATGATAGGGAAGGGTGTTTTGGTTTAGGGGGGCTTTATGATGAGGGGTTAGGCACGACTCAAAATTATCAAGAGGCCATTGACGCTTATGCTAATGCGTGCGTTTTAAAACACCCTGAGAGCTGCTACAATTTAGGCATTATTTATGACCGAAAAATCAAAGGCAATGCCGCTCAAGCGGTTACCTACTATCAAAAAAGCTGTAATTTTGATATGGCTAAGGGGTGTTATGTTTTGGGCGTGGCTTATGAAAAAGGCTTTTTAGAAGTCAAACAAAGCAACCATAAAGCCGTCATTTATTATTTGAAAGCGTGCCGATTGGATGATGGGCAGGCTTGCCGCGCGTTAGGGAGTTTGTTTGAAAATGGCGATGCAGGGCTTGATGAAGATTTTGAAGTGGCGTTTGATTATTTGCAAAAAGCTTGTGCTTTAAACAATTCTGGTGGTTGCGCGAGTTTAGGCTCTATGTATATGTTAGGCAGGTATGTCAAAAAAGATCCCCAAAAGGCTTTTAATTTTTTCAAAAAAGCATGCGATATGGGGAGCGCAGTGAGTTGCTCTAGGATGGGCTTTATGTATTCCCAAGGGGACGCTGTTCCAAAAGACTTGAGGAAAGCCCTTGATAATTATGAAAGGGGTTGCGATATGGGCGATGAAGTGGGTTGCTTCGCTCTAGCGGGCATGTATTACAACATGAAAGATAAAGAAAACGCCATAATGATTTATGACAAGGGCTGTAAGCTAGGCATGAAACAAGCATGCGAAAACCTCACTAAACTTCAGGGGTATTGA
- a CDS encoding glutathionylspermidine synthase family protein, with protein MQVIPLKPLDNKTLEEIGLDWHTNDDMSSYIADEMVVVSQKEADAYYDACNELYDMFVETAEEAIKNDRFFELDIPNALIPMIKQSFEEEVHWHIYGRFDLAGGLDGKPIKLLEFNADTPTMLYETAVIQWALLKANGYDENKQFNNLYEALGENFKRMVTLGEDTSRFEEMYEGWKILFSSVRGNIEEERTMRFLQDAAQSVGFETDFSYIDEVEFNAEEGVFKNGLNYEFLFKLIPWENIAIDEPELALLMQGMMENKNTIFLNPAYTILFQSKRFLKLLWDRYPNHPLLLEASYEPLANKKQIKKVAFGREGANSEIFEASMQSLLKTDGVYSNHKPVYQEFYELNSHNGLYYQPNVFFAYESCALGFRKGGLILDNFSKFVSHMLQ; from the coding sequence ATGCAAGTGATTCCTTTAAAACCTTTAGACAATAAGACCTTAGAAGAAATCGGCTTAGATTGGCACACTAATGACGACATGTCATCTTATATCGCTGATGAAATGGTGGTTGTTTCTCAAAAAGAAGCGGACGCTTATTATGACGCTTGTAATGAGCTTTATGACATGTTTGTGGAGACGGCTGAAGAAGCTATTAAAAACGATCGCTTTTTTGAATTGGATATTCCTAACGCGCTCATTCCTATGATCAAACAGAGTTTTGAAGAGGAAGTGCATTGGCATATTTATGGGCGTTTTGATTTAGCTGGGGGGCTTGATGGTAAACCCATTAAATTACTGGAATTTAACGCTGATACCCCTACCATGCTCTATGAAACTGCGGTGATTCAATGGGCGTTACTCAAAGCGAATGGCTATGATGAAAACAAGCAATTCAATAACCTTTATGAAGCGCTTGGCGAGAATTTCAAACGCATGGTAACTTTAGGCGAAGACACGAGCCGTTTTGAGGAAATGTATGAGGGGTGGAAAATCCTTTTTTCAAGCGTTAGGGGGAATATTGAAGAAGAGCGCACCATGCGTTTTTTACAAGACGCTGCTCAGAGCGTGGGGTTTGAAACGGATTTTTCTTACATTGATGAGGTAGAATTTAATGCAGAAGAGGGCGTGTTTAAAAACGGCTTGAATTATGAGTTTTTATTCAAGTTAATCCCATGGGAAAACATCGCTATTGATGAGCCAGAATTAGCCCTTTTGATGCAAGGCATGATGGAAAATAAAAACACGATTTTTTTAAATCCGGCTTACACGATCCTTTTCCAATCCAAGCGTTTTTTAAAACTTTTATGGGACAGATACCCCAACCACCCCTTATTGTTAGAAGCGAGCTATGAACCTTTGGCCAATAAAAAGCAAATCAAAAAAGTGGCTTTTGGTAGGGAAGGAGCGAATAGTGAAATCTTTGAAGCTTCCATGCAATCGCTTTTGAAAACGGACGGCGTTTATTCTAACCACAAACCCGTTTATCAGGAGTTTTACGAGCTCAATTCGCATAACGGGTTGTATTATCAGCCTAATGTGTTTTTTGCTTATGAATCTTGTGCGCTAGGGTTTAGAAAAGGGGGGTTGATCTTGGATAATTTTTCTAAATTCGTGAGCCACATGTTGCAATAA
- a CDS encoding UPF0323 family lipoprotein — translation MKKPYRKISDYAIVGGLSALVMVSIVGCKSNADDKPKEQSSLSQSVQKGAFVILEEQKDKSYKVVEEYPSSRTHIIVRDLQGNERVLSNEEIQKLIKEEEAKIDNGTSKLVQPNNGGSGGSNESSGFGLGSAILGSAAGAILGSYIGNKLFNNPNYQQNAQRTYKSPQAYQRSQNSFSKSAPSASSMGTASKGQSGFFGSSRPTSSPAVSSGTRGFNS, via the coding sequence ATGAAAAAACCCTACAGAAAGATTTCTGATTATGCGATCGTGGGTGGTTTGAGTGCGTTAGTGATGGTGAGCATTGTGGGGTGTAAGAGCAATGCCGATGACAAACCAAAAGAGCAAAGCTCTCTAAGTCAAAGTGTTCAAAAAGGCGCGTTTGTGATTTTAGAAGAACAAAAGGATAAATCTTACAAGGTTGTTGAAGAATACCCTAGCTCAAGAACCCACATTATAGTGCGCGATTTGCAAGGTAATGAACGCGTGCTAAGCAACGAAGAGATTCAAAAGCTCATCAAAGAAGAAGAAGCCAAAATTGATAACGGCACGAGCAAGCTTGTCCAGCCTAATAATGGAGGGAGTGGAGGGAGTAATGAAAGCTCAGGCTTTGGCTTGGGGAGTGCGATTTTAGGGAGTGCGGCGGGGGCGATTTTAGGGAGTTATATTGGCAATAAGCTTTTCAATAACCCTAATTATCAGCAAAACGCCCAACGGACCTACAAATCCCCACAAGCTTACCAACGCTCTCAAAATTCCTTTTCTAAAAGCGCACCTAGCGCTTCAAGCATGGGCACAGCGAGTAAGGGACAGAGCGGGTTTTTTGGCTCTAGTAGACCTACCAGTTCGCCTGCGGTAAGCTCTGGGACAAGGGGCTTTAACTCATAA